The Thalassospira sp. TSL5-1 region CGGGCGGTGGCGCGGCGGGCAATGTCGGGCAGGTTGAATTGCAGGGCAAGGGCGATCAGGTCGCGTTCGGCCCGGCGTAAAATGGCATTCATGGCGGGCTCGGCAACCCAGAAGGGGCAGGTTTCGGCAATGGTTTTGACATCCCATTGACAATTCCGCCCAAACTGCACCAGCGCCATATAGTGATCATAGTCATGGTTTTGGGGGCGTTCGGCTTCGTTCACCATTTGGGTGTCACGGCGCAGGAACGTGCCAACATTGGATGTATCGACCTGGGATAGCGGTTCGTCCCAGTCCGGCAGGTTATCGCGCCCGCTTTCCCACGGGTGCATGATGGCAACCACACCGCACCCATCGGGGTCTCGGGCATCGGCAAACCATTGGTGCCAGCGATCCAGCGCGTGCAGCATGGGTGTCACCCGTGCGCCATGATCACCGGGCAGGGATGAGGCAAGCTGACGCACCACCGTTGCGGTAACCGGGGGCTGGGTAATGCCCGATGTGGGCGGGGTATGACCGCTTTGCCATTCGCCGGGACCGGGAAAGTAGCCTTCTTCATGCTGCCAGAACACGATATGCGGCACCATGCCGTTATCCCACTGGGCAGATAGTAGCTTTTCAATTTCCTGCCAGGCGCGGTTGGCATCATAGGTGGCAATGCCAAGGGCTGTGAGGGCGGAATCCCAGTTCCATTGAAAGGGATAAAGCCCCTTGGTGGGCACGGTATAGCCCCCCTTGTCGTTGGCGCGCAGGATACGTCGCGCTTCGTTATCAAGTTGGGCCGTCGTTTCGGGATCAATCATGCCCTTACCCTTTCACGCTGCCAGAGGTCAGGCCCTGCACCAGGAAGCGTTCAAACCACAAAAAGATCACCAAAATCGGGATTGTGGCGACAACGGCACCCGCCATCAGGTGCTGGCGGGGAACCTCGGATGAATTAAGCGAGACCACGCCGCGCGATAGGGTGAAAATGTTGGGATCATCGAGGAACATGAAGGCAAACAAAAATTCGTTCCACGCGATCATGAACACATAAAGCGATACCGATGCCAGAGCGGGCAAAGCCAGCGGCAGGGTAATTTTCCAGATTACGCCCAAGCGGCCCAGGCCATCCATCAGCCCGGCTTCTTCCAGTTCCACCGGAAGACCCCGGAAATAGCCCTGCAGCATATAAAGGGCGACCGGCACCGTGGTGGCGGGATAGACAATCAGCAACCCCAAAATCGAATTGCGCAGGCCCACCTGGCTGAAGACCGAATAAAGCGGAATGACCAGCACGATCATGGGGACCAGATAAATCAGCAAGACCGATTTTGACAGCACGTTTTGCCCCGGAAAGCGCAACCGTGCCACCGCATAGGCCCCAGGAATGGAAAAGGCCAGGGTGATGATAACGGTACAGACGGAAACGATGGTCGAGATCAGCAGGAAACGGCCAAAATGGAACTTGGTAAACAGTTCGACATAGCTGTTAAACAGGCTGGCGCTGCCTTGCGATAAATCCACCGAAAGATCGAGCGGGTTTTGAAACAGGCTTTGCTGGCTTTTCAGGCTGGTCATCAGCATCACATAAAAGGGCAGCACCACGATGACGGTGAAAAAGACAAAACCAAAACCGCGCAACACCCGCACAATCACAACATCAATTTTATAGCGCGTGAGCATGCCGCTTTCGATGTCCTCCAGGCAGGCGCGGTTTGCCAGGGTGACGGCCCCGGCAATGATGGCAATGGCAATCGCCTGACCTACCGGCGCAGTGGTGAAGGGTTCGGTAAACGGGGCGGCAAAGGAAAAGCCCAACATGGCAATGATGGCGCCCATAAAGGCGGCCAGATAAAGCCCGTTGGTGCGCAGTTTGGGGCTGGGCAGCATGATAATGGCAGCACTGACGGCCCCCGAAACGGCCCCCGCCGACAGCACCGGGGCCGATGGCAGGCCGGAAATCAGTGTTAGGGAAATGCCGGCAATGGCAATGGCGAGTATCCCCCAAAACAGCCCGGATAGAATGGCAAGAAGAAAACCGGTTCCGATACGCATGTCAGGAATCCTCGCGATGGACGAAGCGGAAATAAACAACGGCGAAAATCAGCAGCATGAAGAAAATGACCACGGCTACCGCCGCCCCGGCCCCCAGATTGGACAGGGCAAAACCCTGTTCGTAAACATCGACGGTCAAGGTCCGGGTGCCAGCGGCCCCGCCGGTGAGCAGGAAAATGTCGTCGAATTTGTTAAACGTCCAAATAAAGCGCAACAAAAACAGCGTCGATAGAATGCCGATCAGTTGCGGTAGCGAGATATGCCAGAACTGCTGAAGCGGTGTGGCCCCGTCTACCTCGGCGGCTTCATACATGTCTGATGAAATGGACTGCATGCGGGCGAGGATGAACAGGAAAGAGAGCGGGAAATACCGCCAGGCCTCGAACGCGATAACGGTGGCAAGGGCCAGGGGGAATTCAAATGTGATACCAAAAAAGGTGACCGGGACCGAGCGGGAGCCGAAAAAATTGATGCCTTCCTGGGCAATGTTCATTTTTTGCAGCATGGCATTAAACGTGCCCGAGAACGGGTCCAGCAAAATCAGCCAGGTAAAGGCAACTGCAATGACCGGGGCGACATAGGGAAATAAAAACAATCCGCGCAGGATGGAGCGCCCGGCGAATTTTTTATTGAGCAATTGGGCGGCAAACAGGCCCAATACCAGCGCCCCGCCGGTGCCAAAAACGGTATAGGCAATCGTTACCCAAAAAACCGACCAGAATTCGCGCGAATTGAAAACATTGATGAAATTGTCAAAGGTGAATTCGCTGTTGGTCAGAATATTGTCTGCCGTACCGGTGAGGGTTGGCTCGCTTTCGCGCGGGCGGACGGGATTGTCGATATA contains the following coding sequences:
- a CDS encoding trehalase family glycosidase, which gives rise to MIDPETTAQLDNEARRILRANDKGGYTVPTKGLYPFQWNWDSALTALGIATYDANRAWQEIEKLLSAQWDNGMVPHIVFWQHEEGYFPGPGEWQSGHTPPTSGITQPPVTATVVRQLASSLPGDHGARVTPMLHALDRWHQWFADARDPDGCGVVAIMHPWESGRDNLPDWDEPLSQVDTSNVGTFLRRDTQMVNEAERPQNHDYDHYMALVQFGRNCQWDVKTIAETCPFWVAEPAMNAILRRAERDLIALALQFNLPDIARRATARATRLDKGFNQLWSDEAKGYVTLDLRHDKKDNRLTSGSWLSLYGGPENDTRAKPHYSTLMEWRQKINFAVPSFDPNNAAFEDIRYWRGPVWAMVNWMIATGLAEHGRPDLATIIANDTAALIAKSGFREYFSPVTGQGGGGRDFSWTAAMWLYWASPTARPKTETP
- a CDS encoding carbohydrate ABC transporter permease produces the protein MRIGTGFLLAILSGLFWGILAIAIAGISLTLISGLPSAPVLSAGAVSGAVSAAIIMLPSPKLRTNGLYLAAFMGAIIAMLGFSFAAPFTEPFTTAPVGQAIAIAIIAGAVTLANRACLEDIESGMLTRYKIDVVIVRVLRGFGFVFFTVIVVLPFYVMLMTSLKSQQSLFQNPLDLSVDLSQGSASLFNSYVELFTKFHFGRFLLISTIVSVCTVIITLAFSIPGAYAVARLRFPGQNVLSKSVLLIYLVPMIVLVIPLYSVFSQVGLRNSILGLLIVYPATTVPVALYMLQGYFRGLPVELEEAGLMDGLGRLGVIWKITLPLALPALASVSLYVFMIAWNEFLFAFMFLDDPNIFTLSRGVVSLNSSEVPRQHLMAGAVVATIPILVIFLWFERFLVQGLTSGSVKG
- a CDS encoding carbohydrate ABC transporter permease, which codes for MSTASTNTPPQSPVKPPVPGSKKRRIGPMEKREARLAYSLLLPTFVIVLGIVLFPLIANFWISAKPVTLGDLRAPRIIASERLRGDLEKAGDEAKIEYRLRNSSQTAEIQNVTLTDTLPAGLTLAKTDSHCRIEDRKISCQLGDWEGGARERLSIGVKADQSYIDNPVRPRESEPTLTGTADNILTNSEFTFDNFINVFNSREFWSVFWVTIAYTVFGTGGALVLGLFAAQLLNKKFAGRSILRGLFLFPYVAPVIAVAFTWLILLDPFSGTFNAMLQKMNIAQEGINFFGSRSVPVTFFGITFEFPLALATVIAFEAWRYFPLSFLFILARMQSISSDMYEAAEVDGATPLQQFWHISLPQLIGILSTLFLLRFIWTFNKFDDIFLLTGGAAGTRTLTVDVYEQGFALSNLGAGAAVAVVIFFMLLIFAVVYFRFVHREDS